The Oncorhynchus gorbuscha isolate QuinsamMale2020 ecotype Even-year unplaced genomic scaffold, OgorEven_v1.0 Un_scaffold_3238, whole genome shotgun sequence genome window below encodes:
- the LOC124027444 gene encoding protein aurora borealis-like, whose protein sequence is MGDLPDVQITPETPGRAAIRNPFESPNDYHRLQESVVPSPSVFKSSKTSGTTPAKFKWDIDEMSSLLPVDIDAEDIHRQSLYLSQTRMDSDIEEKRQNAIEQFFTKGAIVPSPWTEPTSKQKSAQVHFGKSSMSPLILEEPLPTKKTTVGCQTVLSLPVDFHLDKILGEYYRLKEVSQQDQVQETLSSSSLRRKLFLDGQGSGSESSNPPSPEGGGGEGEPPGGGDRDFLSPMSASPLSCPLSGMSALTPSTGLFSSSPIQGRYRTYSLGSVTSPLCPERSSPAGFQSPALSPIGPQFTQTPVAGERRKLSFVTPEGVPLDMDINSCTESPYVDGSPGRTQVNPQLRPRAHCWASPPTISPNPSLQPPGRTQVNPQLRPGAHCWASPPTISPNPSLLDQGNMCPTSLPPMEMGSCSPSPEPCLPRTSGGLLGMERLCDGGSGMDQPLLDSVKMEEEVEENGEVEVDLPVEEEEEEEGGVTPVGVRLTSSRVGASVMAAEASHMFVSLLAEGSSIPYDNSMQVDSGYNTYAGTASLIDATSSDSQSKESFDAAHNPDEVFPHSRHTKTKVTEPTADTLRPR, encoded by the exons ATGGGAGATCTTCCAGATGTCCAGATCACTCCTGAGACTCCAGGGAGGGCAGCTATCCGTAACCCCTTCGAGAGCCCCAACGACTACCATCGCCTGCAAGAATCCGTGGTCCCCAGCCCCTCTGTCTTCAAGTCCTCCAAGACCTCCGGAACC ACACCAGCCAAGTTTAAATGGGACATAGATGAGATGTCTAGCCTGCTCCCTGTGGACATAGATGCTGAGGATATCCACCGCCAGTCCTTGTACCTCAGTCAGACCAG GATGGATTCTGACATCGAGGAGAAACGTCAGAATGCCATCGAGCAGTTTTTCACTAAAGGTGCCATTGTGCCTTCACCATGGACAGAACCAACAAGCAAACAGAAATCAGCACAGGTGCACTTTGGGAAGA GTTCCATGTCCCCACTGATACTAGAAGAGCCACTACCAACTAAAAAGACCACAGTAGGCTGCCAGACAGTCCTGTCCTTACCTGTGGacttccacctggacaaaatatTAG GAGAATACTACAGATTGAAGGAGGTGTCTCAGCAGGATCAGGTTCAGGAGACCCTGAGCTCCTCGTCTCTGAGACGGAAGTTGTTTTTGGACGGCCAAGGGAGTGGCTCTGAGTCCTCCAACCCCCCCAGcccagaaggaggagggggggaaggaGAGCCCCCTGGGGGAGGAGATAGAGATTTCCTCTCACCCATGAgcgcctctcctctgtcctgcccGTTGTCTGGCATGTCTGCCCTGACCCCCTCCACT GGTCTTTTCTCGTCCAGCCCTATCCAGGGTCGTTACCGAACCTACAGCCTGGGAAGTGTCACCAGCCCCCTGTGCCCTGAGCGGTCTTCTCCTGCTGGCTTCCAGTCCCCTGCCCTGTCCCCCATCGGGCCCCAGTTCACACAGACACCCGTAGCAG gagagaggaggaagctgAGCTTCGTGACCCCTGAAGGTGTTCCCCTAGACATGGACATCAACTCCTGTACAGAGAGCCCCTACGTAGACGGCT CCCCGGGCCGGACCCAGGTCAACCCTCAGCTCAGACCCAGAGCCCACTGCTGGGCCTCACCCCCAACCATCTCCCCCAACCCTTCCCTCCAGCCCCCGGGCCGGACCCAGGTCAACCCTCAGCTCAGACCCGGAGCCCACTGCTGGGCCTCACCCCCAACCATCTCCCCCAACCCTTCCCTCCTGGACCAGGGCAATATGTGTCCTACTTCACTACCACCCATGGAGATGGgctcctgttccccctctccggaGCCGTGTTTACCCAGGACCAGTGGGGGTCTGCTGGGGATGGAGAGGCTGTGTGATGGGGGTTCGGGGATGGACCAGCCTCTGTTGGACTCagtgaagatggaggaggaggtggaggagaacgGCGAGGTGGAAGTGGACCTCcctgtggaagaggaggaggaggaggaaggaggtgtgACTCCTGTTGGTGTCCGGTTGACCAGCTCCCGTGTGGGGGCGAGCGTGATGGCCGCGGAGGCGTCTCATATGTTTGTGTCTCTGCTAGCTGAAGGAAGCAGCATCCCTTATGACAACAGCATGCAG GTGGACAGTGGGTACAACACATACGCTGGCACCGCCAGCCTGATAGATGCCACGAGTTCAGACAGCCAGAGTAAGGAGTCCTTTGACGCAGCACACAACCCCGACGAGGTCTTCCCTCACAGCAGACACACTAAGACCAAGGTAACGGAACCCACAGCAGACACACTAAGACCGAGGTAA
- the LOC124027448 gene encoding mitotic-spindle organizing protein 1: MASSANANNMNAVRETMDVLLEISRLLNTGLDMESLSICVRLCEQGINPEALSSVIKELRKASDSLKASDN, from the exons ATGGCTAGCAGTGCTAATGCTAACAACATGAATGCTGTCCGAGAAACGATGGATG TGCTGCTGGAGATCTCTAGGCTATTGAACACAGGACTGGACATggagtctctgtctatctgtgtcaGGCTGTGTGAGCAGGGCATCAACCCAGAGGCCCTGTCTTCTGTCATCAAGGAGCTACGTAAAGCCTCCGATTCACTAAAA GCCTCTGACAACTGA